GGCTTCGGCCAACCGGATTGCCGCCCCGAGCCCGGTGAAGCCGGCTCCGATGATCAGCGTCTGATAAGTGCGTTCGGTCGCCATGTGCTACGCCGCCGGCTCGTGGGTGAGCTCCCGCGACCAGCTCGGCATCGGGCGCAGCAACGGCTTGGGGTAGAAGTCGGACAGCCACACCATGGAATTGGCCAGCAGCTGGTAGGGGTGCCGTGGGTTGACCACCCACCCGGCATGGCGCTTGAGCAGTTTGTAGGCCGGCACCCGCGGAGTGCGATCACCGCGCTCGCCGAGTTGGCGGAACCGCTTGACGGCGTTGAAGAGTCGCTCGGCCTCCATGCCCATGCCGGCCATCTCGTTGCGGATGCGGTTGAGCAGCGGTACGTACATCAGCGCGCCCAGGATCAGGCCCGGAGTCGCGACGGTGCCGACGAATTCGATGGCCAGCCGCCGCGCGGTGGCGTGCCCGATCATCTCCAGCACCGCGAAATCAACTGCGATGTGGCGTGATTCGTCGTTGTTGATCTTCTCGAACACCTGGTGACAGACCGGGTCCTCGACAGTGTCCAGCAGGAACTTGAGCAGTGCGCCGTCCAGCGCCACCTCCAGCATCGGGATCACGGTGCCCAGCACCGACAGCGGCATGTCGTCGGAGTAGGCGTCCAGCCACTCGATGGCCAGCCGGATATTGACGTTGGGTTTGGGGACCTCACCGTCCTCGAGCATGCCCCAACGCTTCATCAGGGCCAGTTCTGCGTTGGCGTGCCGTTGCTCCTCGGCGTGGAAGTACCGGTAGATTTCGGCGATCGTCGGGTTGGGCGCCTTCTTGGCCAGCGCCGCGAACCCGCGGGCGCCGATGTTCTCGATCCAGCACAAGTCGGCCATGAACGCCTTGAGTTTCGGCCGGAACTCGGGCCGGATGGTTTCGGCACCCGGTGCATCCCAGTCGATGTCGGCGAGCGCCCACTGCCGATCTTTGATCTTGGCGAGCATGGCTTCCATTTCGATGGCCACCAGGCCCTCCTTTCAGGTGGACGGGTGTTTCAGTGACTGGTCACCCGCATTACCAGGCCGACTCCACGGGTATAAGCCCCGGGGGCAAGGCGTTTGATGTTCCAGCCGATCTTGGCGTCGAGCTGGGGCATGCAGTACAGATCGCCGCGGTCGTTGGTGTCCAGGCAGACCCTGGCGACCTTCTCCGCCGACAGGCCGGTCCAGCGCATCAACCGGTCGGCCAGGTTGCTGGACTCCTCGCTGATGCGTCCGGCTTCGAGGCCCGAACCGACGATGTTGGTCTTGACGAAGGTGGGGCACAGCACGGTGACTCTGACTGCGGTGCCGGATAATTCGGCCGCCAGCGTCTCCGACAACGAGAGCACCCCGGCCTTGCTGACGTTGTAGGCGGCCATTCCGGGAGCCGCGCCGAACGCAGCTGCCGAGGCGACATTGATGATCCCGCGGGGCGCGTGTGACGGGCCGGCTTCACGCAGGATCGGAGTGAACACCTGGCAGCCGTAGATGGGTCCCCACAGGTTGATCCCCAGTGTCAGCTGCCAATCCTCAAGCGGCACTTCGCCGATGGGGGCACCCCCGGCGCCGACGCCGGCGTTGTTGATCACCAGGGTGGGTGGCGCGCCGAACCAGGCCTGCGCCTGTTCGGCCAGGACGGCCACCTCCTCGTACTCGGACACGTCGCAGCGCACCGCCGTTGCCTTGGCGCCCAGCTCGTTGATGGTCTCGGCGGTACGTTGCGCGGCCGCCTCGTCGATGTCGCTGCACACCACCGAGCCACCGCGACGGCCGAGTTCGACGGCGAAGGCGGCGCCGATGCCGCTGCCCGCTCCGGTCACCACTGCCAGCGAGTCGCGACTGGTGGTCGGCTTGTTGCGCAGTTTGTCCAGTGGTCCGAACATGGTCAGCCGGCCTCCTGCTCGATACTTTTCTCAGTTATGTCGTCCCGCAGCGACTTTGCGATGAACCGCTGTACGTGCGCCATGGCTTTGGGGGCCTCCGGTGATATCCGGGGCAGTGCCTGGAACACATGCATCTGGTCGGGCCAGACCTGCAATTCACAACTACCGCCGGCGGCGCTGATGTCGGCGGCGAGTTGCCGAGCGTCGTCCTGCAGCATCTCGGCGCCACCGGCCTGGATCAGCGCAGGCGGCAGCGTCGGGCCACCCGCCACGTCGAGCGTCAGCCGATGGTGGGTGGGATCCACCCCGGCGTG
The nucleotide sequence above comes from Mycobacterium kiyosense. Encoded proteins:
- a CDS encoding putative short-chain dehydrogenase/reductase, giving the protein MFGPLDKLRNKPTTSRDSLAVVTGAGSGIGAAFAVELGRRGGSVVCSDIDEAAAQRTAETINELGAKATAVRCDVSEYEEVAVLAEQAQAWFGAPPTLVINNAGVGAGGAPIGEVPLEDWQLTLGINLWGPIYGCQVFTPILREAGPSHAPRGIINVASAAAFGAAPGMAAYNVSKAGVLSLSETLAAELSGTAVRVTVLCPTFVKTNIVGSGLEAGRISEESSNLADRLMRWTGLSAEKVARVCLDTNDRGDLYCMPQLDAKIGWNIKRLAPGAYTRGVGLVMRVTSH